One window of the Arthrobacter sp. D5-1 genome contains the following:
- a CDS encoding HhH-GPD-type base excision DNA repair protein: MERMELHITGDAAADRLLSDDAFALLTGMLLDQQVTMESAFAGPEKIRARLGSLDPATIAEHDPVGFVEVFKEKPAVHRFPGSMAGRVQALAETVHSDWNGDAALIWTRGNPDGPEVLRRLKALPGFGEQKAKIFLALLGKQCGLQADGWREAAGHYGEEGSYLSVADIVDPESLVKVRASKQAAKAAAKAAKSSNA, translated from the coding sequence ATGGAACGCATGGAACTGCACATCACGGGAGATGCCGCCGCCGACAGACTGCTCAGTGACGACGCTTTTGCGTTGCTCACGGGCATGTTGCTCGATCAACAGGTCACCATGGAATCTGCCTTTGCTGGCCCTGAGAAGATTCGTGCCCGCCTCGGGTCCTTGGATCCAGCCACCATCGCTGAGCACGATCCCGTTGGTTTCGTCGAAGTATTCAAGGAGAAGCCGGCCGTCCATCGCTTCCCCGGTTCCATGGCCGGCAGGGTCCAGGCACTGGCGGAAACGGTCCACAGCGACTGGAATGGTGATGCTGCCTTGATCTGGACCCGCGGCAACCCCGACGGTCCCGAGGTACTGCGCCGACTTAAAGCGTTGCCAGGCTTCGGCGAGCAGAAGGCGAAGATCTTCCTGGCCCTGCTTGGCAAGCAATGCGGCCTTCAAGCCGATGGATGGCGGGAAGCCGCCGGCCACTACGGCGAGGAAGGATCGTACTTGTCCGTTGCCGACATCGTGGATCCTGAGTCCTTGGTCAAGGTCCGTGCCAGCAAACAGGCAGCAAAGGCAGCGGCGAAGGCCGCGAAGTCGTCCAACGCCTAG
- a CDS encoding transposase family protein, with protein MDVLYAFIKSQELRALNEPTSPRPDAATAIFNLPDYRVTGTEVLAFGQRRIRVVATAEAGCPSCGVISTRVHSRRSQRLRDIPVAGPVEVVWAKRRFFCDEYLCPRRTFTEETAEVPRRARSTRRLREALVAAVIGSGRAAAEAASSFGVSWWLVQRALDSAALTLPDVDALAPRMLGIDEHRYRSVRFFRDPATKAWKRALRG; from the coding sequence ATGGATGTTCTCTACGCATTCATCAAGAGTCAGGAGCTACGAGCCTTGAACGAGCCTACTTCGCCGCGCCCCGATGCTGCCACCGCCATTTTCAACCTGCCCGACTACCGGGTCACCGGCACCGAGGTCCTCGCCTTCGGGCAGCGACGGATCCGCGTCGTGGCCACCGCCGAGGCCGGCTGCCCGTCCTGCGGCGTGATCAGCACCCGCGTGCATTCACGCCGGTCACAACGCCTGCGTGACATCCCTGTCGCCGGCCCGGTCGAAGTGGTCTGGGCCAAGCGGAGGTTCTTCTGCGATGAGTACCTGTGCCCCCGCCGGACATTCACCGAGGAGACAGCCGAGGTACCGCGCCGGGCACGGTCCACCCGCCGGCTCCGTGAGGCCCTGGTGGCCGCCGTGATCGGTTCCGGGAGGGCCGCCGCCGAGGCTGCCTCTTCATTCGGTGTCTCGTGGTGGCTTGTCCAGCGGGCACTGGATTCCGCGGCGCTGACGCTGCCCGATGTCGATGCCCTGGCACCGCGGATGCTCGGCATCGATGAACACCGCTACCGGTCCGTGCGGTTCTTCCGCGACCCTGCCACGAAGGCCTGGAAACGGGCTCTTCGCGGTTGA
- a CDS encoding ISL3 family transposase, whose amino-acid sequence MDVLYAFIKSQELRALNEPTSPRPDAATAIFNLPDYRVTGTEVLAFGQRRIRVVATAEAGCPSCGVISTRVHSRRSQRLRDIPVAGPVEVVWAKRRFFCDEYLCPRRTFTEETAEVPRRARSTRRLREALVAAVIGSGRAAAEAASSFGVSWWLVQRALDSAALTLPDVDALAPRMLGIDEHRYRSVRFFRDPATKAWKRYEPWMTTIVDLDTGQVLGIVDGRDSEGVGDWLFARPLQWRLGVQVVAIDPSAAFRKALRMWLPRTAVSVDAFHLVKLGNDMLTEVRQRLTQQTHGRRGRSIDPVWANRRLLLRAGDTLSDRARDRLSNVFATDDVTGKLQAAWLVKEQLRALLTTGSLADAAAAKDRLQVLVERAAQPETNRLWRTICRWWKEIEVLIVTGATTAKVEANNTAIKHIKRTGRGFTNARNYKTRILLRSAARTAA is encoded by the coding sequence ATGGATGTTCTCTACGCATTCATCAAGAGTCAGGAGCTACGAGCCTTGAACGAGCCTACTTCGCCGCGCCCCGATGCTGCCACCGCCATTTTCAACCTGCCCGACTACCGGGTCACCGGCACCGAGGTCCTCGCCTTCGGGCAGCGACGGATCCGCGTCGTGGCCACCGCCGAGGCCGGCTGCCCGTCCTGCGGCGTGATCAGCACCCGCGTGCATTCACGCCGGTCACAACGCCTGCGTGACATCCCTGTCGCCGGCCCGGTCGAAGTGGTCTGGGCCAAGCGGAGGTTCTTCTGCGATGAGTACCTGTGCCCCCGCCGGACATTCACCGAGGAGACAGCCGAGGTACCGCGCCGGGCACGGTCCACCCGCCGGCTCCGTGAGGCCCTGGTGGCCGCCGTGATCGGTTCCGGGAGGGCCGCCGCCGAGGCTGCCTCTTCATTCGGTGTCTCGTGGTGGCTTGTCCAGCGGGCACTGGATTCCGCGGCGCTGACGCTGCCCGATGTCGATGCCCTGGCACCGCGGATGCTCGGCATCGATGAACACCGCTACCGGTCCGTGCGGTTCTTCCGCGACCCTGCCACGAAGGCCTGGAAACGCTACGAACCCTGGATGACCACCATCGTCGATCTCGACACCGGACAAGTCCTCGGGATCGTTGACGGCCGCGACAGCGAGGGGGTAGGAGACTGGCTGTTCGCCCGCCCGCTTCAGTGGCGGCTGGGCGTGCAGGTCGTTGCCATCGACCCCTCGGCGGCGTTCCGCAAGGCCCTGCGGATGTGGCTTCCACGCACCGCTGTCTCAGTCGACGCGTTCCACCTGGTCAAGCTCGGCAACGACATGCTCACCGAAGTCCGGCAACGACTCACCCAGCAGACCCATGGTCGGCGGGGGCGCTCCATCGATCCGGTCTGGGCCAACCGGCGACTGCTCCTGCGCGCCGGGGACACGCTCTCGGATCGGGCCCGGGACAGGCTCAGCAACGTGTTCGCGACCGACGATGTCACCGGGAAGCTGCAGGCCGCGTGGCTGGTCAAGGAACAGCTCCGGGCCCTGCTGACTACCGGCTCTCTTGCCGACGCTGCCGCCGCGAAGGACCGGCTGCAGGTCCTGGTCGAGCGAGCCGCGCAGCCGGAGACGAACCGGCTGTGGCGCACAATCTGCCGGTGGTGGAAAGAGATCGAAGTCCTCATTGTCACCGGTGCGACAACCGCGAAAGTGGAAGCCAACAACACCGCGATAAAACACATAAAGAGGACGGGTCGGGGATTCACCAACGCACGCAACTACAAAACCCGTATCCTGTTGCGCAGTGCCGCCAGAACAGCGGCATGA
- a CDS encoding ankyrin repeat domain-containing protein: MNHTALENDVATLEALLAEGASPDANDKAGFTPLHFAAQEYAVAAADASGELRDVPPGSYRLRVSAKARDAGEDGEFSEEVIDYYLLEMWPASQPDAILRSSSKGAEYWHKTNGSRR; encoded by the coding sequence ATGAACCACACCGCCTTGGAAAACGATGTTGCCACCCTGGAGGCGCTGCTGGCTGAGGGGGCTTCCCCCGATGCCAATGACAAAGCTGGTTTCACGCCACTACATTTCGCTGCCCAAGAATATGCTGTCGCCGCAGCGGATGCGAGCGGTGAACTAAGGGATGTGCCGCCCGGAAGCTACCGTTTGCGGGTCAGTGCGAAGGCCCGCGATGCAGGAGAAGACGGAGAGTTCTCCGAAGAGGTTATCGATTACTACCTGCTGGAGATGTGGCCAGCTTCGCAGCCGGACGCCATCCTGCGTTCCAGCAGCAAGGGCGCCGAGTACTGGCACAAGACGAATGGAAGCCGCCGCTGA